From the genome of Nicotiana sylvestris chromosome 2, ASM39365v2, whole genome shotgun sequence, one region includes:
- the LOC104234484 gene encoding ADP-ribosylation factor-like protein 8a, protein MGLWEAFLNWLRSLFFKQEMELSLIGLQNAGKTSLVNVIATGGYSEDMIPTVGFNMRKVTKGNVTIKLWDLGGQPRFRSMWERYCRAVSAIVYVVDAADHDNLSISKSELHDLLNKPSLSGIPLLVLGNKIDKPGALSKQALTDEMGLKSITDREVCCYMISCKNSTNIDSVIDWLVKHSKSKS, encoded by the exons ATGGGTCTGTGGGAAGCTTTTCTCAATTGGCTTCGAAG CCTCTTCTTTAAACAGGAAATGGAGCTTTCTTTGATAGGGCTGCAAAATGCAGGGAAAACTTCACTTGTAAATGTTATAGCT ACTGGTGGATATAGTGAAGATATGATACCAACT GTGGGATTTAACATGCGGAAAGTGACTAAAGGTAATGTCACTATAAAATTGTGGGACCTCGGAGGTCAACCCAGATTCCGTAGTATGTGGGAAAGATACTGTCGTGCAGTTTCAGCTATAGT TTATGTTGTTGATGCTGCTGATCATGATAACCTTAGCATTTCCAAAAGTGAACTCCATGACCTGTTGAACAAGCCATCATTGAGTGGTATTCCATTGCTGGTATTGGGAAACAAGATTGACAAGCCTGGAGCCCTGTCCAAGCAGGCTTTGACTGATGAAAT GGGATTGAAATCTATAACTGACAGAGAGGTATGCTGTTATATGATATCATGCAAAAATTCCACCAATATTGACTCAGTCATCGATTGGCTTGTTAAGCACTCAAAATCAAAGAGTTAA